CTAAAGTGGTTAAAGGTGGTCGTAACTTCAGTTTCTCAGCTCTCGTAGTTGTAGGCGATCACAAGGGTAACGTTGGCGTTGGTCTTGGTAAAGCAAACGAAGTTGTAGATGCAATTAAAAAGGGTGTAAACCTTGCTAAAGCTCACATGGTAAATGTTCCTCTTCATAAGATGACACTTCCACATGAGTCTACTGCAAAACACTCTGGTGCAAAAGTTGTTATTCGCCCTGCTTCTGAGGGTACAGGTCTTATCGCTGGTGGCGGTATGCGTGCTGTACTTGAGCTTGCTGGTTACAGAGATGTACTTGCAAAATCACTCGGTTCAAACAACGCAATGAATGTTGTTCACGCAACTATGAAAGCTATTCAACAGCTTGAAAGTCGTGACGAGATCCTCACTAAGCGTGGCCTCAAGAAGGAGAACGCATAATGAAGCTCAACACATTCAACAAGCAGGCAACAGCTAAAGGCCGTAAGCGCATTTGTCGCGGTGACGGTTCTGGTACTGGTCGCACTGGTGGTCGTGGTGAGAAAGGTCAAAAATCACGCTCTGGTAGCACGATTCGTCCTTACTTTGAGGGTGGTCAGATTCCACTTTTCCGTCGTTTACCACATAACCGTGGTTTCAAAGCGCGTAATCACAAACAGTGGACAATTGTCAACCTTTCAAACCTTGAAGAACATTTCAATGCTGGCGACACAGTAGATGGCGAATCTCTCGTAGAGAAAAAGCTCATCGCTGCCGTAGTTGGTGCTGGTTTAAAAGTTCTCGCCAATGGTGAAATTTCTAAAGCTTTAACTGTTAAAGCTAATAAATTTTCAAAAACTGCTTCTGACAAGATTGCCGCTGCTGGCGGTACTGTAGAAGTCGTTTAGTCAATAGGATTCTGTAATGCTTTCAGCTTTTCAAAATATGTTAAAAGTACAAGATCTTCGTAAGAAGTTATTGTATACGGTTTGGGTCATCGTTTTAGTACGTGTACTTAAAAATGTACCTATCCCAGGAATTGATCTTAATGTACTCGCCGATTTAATGGACTACGTTAAAAATCAATCCGAGAGTGCCAACAAACTAGTTGGTATGGCCAACGTATTTTCAGGTGGAGCATTACAGAAGCTTGCCATTGGTGTACTAGGTATCATGCCGTATATTACGGCATCGATTATCATGCAGCTCATGACTCCTGTGTTCCCGAATTTGGAGAAACTCCAAAAAGACGGATCACATGGACGTCAGAAGCTCA
This genomic interval from Lentisphaera araneosa HTCC2155 contains the following:
- the rplO gene encoding 50S ribosomal protein L15 — translated: MKLNTFNKQATAKGRKRICRGDGSGTGRTGGRGEKGQKSRSGSTIRPYFEGGQIPLFRRLPHNRGFKARNHKQWTIVNLSNLEEHFNAGDTVDGESLVEKKLIAAVVGAGLKVLANGEISKALTVKANKFSKTASDKIAAAGGTVEVV
- the rpsE gene encoding 30S ribosomal protein S5, encoding MNDKKNNQKDNSSDAPELDERVVTINRCSKVVKGGRNFSFSALVVVGDHKGNVGVGLGKANEVVDAIKKGVNLAKAHMVNVPLHKMTLPHESTAKHSGAKVVIRPASEGTGLIAGGGMRAVLELAGYRDVLAKSLGSNNAMNVVHATMKAIQQLESRDEILTKRGLKKENA